A single window of Magnetococcus marinus MC-1 DNA harbors:
- a CDS encoding methyl-accepting chemotaxis protein encodes MWQNLGLAKKIGMGIGVVLLLLSVVGVVAHQGISHMVADGLEVVGGNRLRGAILQREIDHLNWAGKVSAFINDEHAGELKVQLDPTQCAFGQWYYGQGRKDAEKLVPALTPLLGEIEEPHQRLHASAAEIKAKHRPVDSGLPRFLAEKETDHVVWSDQVLTDLVDQKTSLSVQLDYTKCGLGQFIYGGEGKKMAQDNQLGVLLNRMEPAHKRLHTLGGQINAALAQGERDRAMQIYRHEVKKVLHEVRTYLKEMQLRAQGNLKVRDEVNAIFVQQTQKYLSHLQALFHKMDQAVADNVMSEDVMVAGGQQTRASVATLSIIALLVGIVLAVLIARSIVRPIQAGVQVVQRIASGDLSSRCATSRQDEVGQMLGALDGMVGKLREVVTDIEVAASQVSLGSNELSVGAQVLSDGASQQAASIEETSSAMEEISSNIQQSAENAQETERIANKASQDAQQGGEAVTLAVKAMHEVASKISIIEEIARQTNLLALNAAIEAARAGEHGKGFAVVASEVRKLAERSQTAAGEISQMSSSNVQLAGRTEQIIDALVPDIQRTAKLVRGIALSAQEQTQGVGQVNSAIQQLDQVIQQNAGAAEQMAATAEQLSAQSEVMQASIAFFKLASDAAPNRAGVMAVAQHLPTGSAGQTKPALPRRVDGAKGGQRADAGDRDYERF; translated from the coding sequence ATGTGGCAAAATCTTGGGCTGGCCAAAAAAATTGGTATGGGTATCGGCGTTGTGCTGCTGCTGTTGTCGGTGGTGGGGGTGGTCGCCCACCAAGGTATCTCGCATATGGTGGCGGATGGTTTAGAGGTGGTGGGGGGCAACCGGCTGCGGGGCGCGATTCTACAGCGAGAGATTGACCATCTTAACTGGGCAGGCAAAGTAAGCGCTTTCATTAATGATGAGCATGCCGGTGAACTCAAAGTGCAGCTTGACCCCACCCAATGCGCCTTCGGCCAATGGTACTACGGCCAGGGTCGCAAAGATGCCGAAAAGTTGGTTCCCGCCTTAACGCCCCTGCTGGGCGAGATTGAAGAGCCCCACCAGCGTTTGCATGCCTCTGCGGCTGAAATTAAAGCCAAACACCGCCCGGTAGACAGCGGTTTACCCCGGTTTTTGGCAGAAAAAGAGACCGACCATGTGGTGTGGTCCGATCAAGTACTCACCGATTTGGTGGACCAAAAAACCAGCCTCTCTGTACAGTTAGATTATACCAAGTGCGGCTTGGGACAATTTATCTATGGTGGCGAGGGTAAGAAGATGGCCCAGGATAACCAACTGGGGGTGCTGCTTAACCGCATGGAGCCAGCCCACAAACGTCTACATACCCTAGGAGGGCAGATTAATGCCGCCCTTGCGCAGGGCGAGCGTGATCGGGCCATGCAGATTTACCGCCATGAGGTTAAAAAAGTGCTGCACGAGGTCCGTACCTACCTCAAGGAGATGCAACTGCGTGCCCAGGGCAACCTTAAAGTGCGGGATGAGGTCAATGCGATTTTTGTGCAACAGACCCAAAAATATCTGAGCCATCTTCAAGCGCTGTTCCATAAAATGGATCAGGCGGTAGCGGATAATGTGATGTCCGAGGATGTGATGGTCGCCGGCGGGCAGCAGACCCGTGCATCGGTGGCAACCCTGTCGATTATTGCGCTGCTGGTAGGGATTGTGTTGGCGGTGCTTATTGCCCGCTCCATTGTGCGGCCAATCCAGGCCGGGGTCCAGGTGGTGCAACGCATTGCCAGCGGCGACCTAAGCAGCCGCTGCGCCACCAGCCGCCAAGATGAAGTGGGGCAGATGCTGGGCGCTTTGGATGGTATGGTGGGCAAGTTGCGCGAGGTGGTTACAGATATTGAGGTGGCCGCCAGCCAAGTTAGCCTGGGCAGTAATGAGCTTTCGGTGGGGGCGCAAGTGCTCTCTGACGGAGCCTCTCAGCAGGCGGCTTCGATAGAAGAGACCTCCTCGGCAATGGAGGAGATCTCCTCCAATATTCAGCAAAGCGCTGAAAATGCCCAAGAGACCGAAAGGATCGCCAATAAAGCTTCCCAAGATGCCCAGCAGGGTGGTGAAGCGGTGACGCTGGCTGTAAAAGCCATGCATGAAGTGGCCAGTAAAATTTCCATTATCGAGGAGATCGCGCGGCAAACCAACCTGCTGGCACTCAATGCCGCCATTGAAGCGGCCCGGGCTGGCGAGCATGGCAAGGGTTTCGCGGTGGTGGCTTCCGAGGTGCGCAAACTGGCCGAGCGCAGTCAAACGGCTGCGGGCGAGATTAGCCAAATGTCGTCCAGTAATGTGCAACTGGCGGGGCGTACTGAGCAGATTATTGATGCCTTGGTGCCCGATATTCAACGCACCGCTAAGCTGGTACGGGGCATCGCGCTATCGGCGCAGGAGCAGACGCAAGGGGTGGGGCAGGTCAACAGTGCCATTCAACAACTGGATCAGGTGATCCAGCAAAACGCAGGGGCTGCTGAGCAGATGGCCGCCACCGCCGAGCAGTTGTCTGCTCAGTCAGAGGTTATGCAAGCCTCCATCGCCTTTTTTAAATTGGCCTCGGATGCCGCACCAAACCGCGCTGGGGTGATGGCTGTGGCCCAACACCTGCCAACCGGTTCGGCTGGCCAAACCAAACCAGCGCTACCCCGTCGCGTGGATGGAGCTAAGGGTGGGCAACGAGCTGATGCCGGAGATCGGGACTATGAGCGTTTTTAA
- a CDS encoding glycosyltransferase, translating into MMVSKVLLLYGYHYGTTGSFIEQSLRRQVQLCAVGAGHEQATEPGWRAGCERAATLQEIYQLLPRDFEPEVILVVESGEKFFPDGLQDAPCPCWYYAIDPHFNGEWQRDYALLFDRLFVSFKQYLPLFENVGHPWVRWLPHAYDPHVYYDHGAPERDIDIAFVGDMDPQTRPQRVMLLQALQAAGLQTCFTKGIWKEEVAKLFSRSKLVFNHNHDGVFNPRNFEGSSCGSVVVTNPAENLTDFFTPGENILIYEDAPSLVKLVQVVLSQPERLAQLAAGAAAVVKQHSWDQRMIDLFTMAQEPAVPIRTHFSQQQQMRANAMVYQSRGLPGKALSYWRSIAWQVERDFEVPVRITAIYAQFGFFPQMLALLVELLEMPNPPVEALMPLRNFMVEICCEQRHTRGAELLLEHFTTIAAEQRQKLQALC; encoded by the coding sequence ATGATGGTCAGTAAAGTGTTGCTATTATATGGGTATCACTATGGTACCACGGGCAGTTTTATCGAGCAGTCGCTGCGCCGCCAGGTGCAGCTATGCGCCGTTGGTGCGGGCCATGAGCAGGCTACTGAGCCGGGCTGGCGAGCCGGCTGCGAGCGGGCCGCAACATTGCAAGAGATCTACCAGCTATTGCCTAGAGATTTTGAACCAGAGGTGATTTTGGTGGTGGAATCGGGGGAGAAATTTTTCCCCGATGGTTTGCAGGATGCCCCTTGCCCGTGCTGGTACTACGCCATTGACCCTCACTTTAATGGCGAGTGGCAGCGTGACTACGCCCTGTTGTTTGATCGCCTGTTTGTGTCGTTTAAGCAATACCTGCCTCTTTTTGAAAATGTGGGGCATCCCTGGGTAAGGTGGCTGCCCCATGCTTATGATCCCCATGTTTATTATGATCATGGCGCACCTGAGCGGGATATAGATATTGCGTTTGTGGGGGATATGGACCCGCAAACTCGGCCCCAACGGGTGATGCTGCTGCAAGCGCTACAAGCGGCGGGGCTGCAAACCTGCTTTACCAAAGGAATCTGGAAAGAAGAGGTGGCCAAGCTGTTTTCCCGCAGCAAGCTGGTGTTTAACCACAACCACGACGGGGTATTTAATCCGCGTAATTTTGAAGGCTCCAGTTGCGGTTCTGTGGTGGTAACCAATCCCGCAGAAAATCTTACCGATTTTTTTACCCCAGGGGAAAATATCTTAATCTATGAAGACGCCCCTTCACTGGTTAAGTTGGTTCAGGTGGTGCTCTCCCAGCCAGAACGCTTGGCACAGTTAGCGGCGGGGGCTGCGGCGGTGGTCAAACAGCACAGTTGGGATCAGCGTATGATAGATCTCTTTACCATGGCGCAAGAGCCCGCAGTGCCCATACGCACCCATTTTTCACAGCAGCAGCAGATGCGGGCCAATGCCATGGTTTACCAAAGTCGGGGATTGCCGGGTAAGGCTTTAAGCTATTGGCGCAGCATAGCATGGCAAGTAGAAAGAGATTTTGAAGTGCCTGTGCGGATAACCGCCATCTATGCTCAGTTTGGGTTTTTTCCACAGATGTTGGCGTTACTGGTGGAACTGCTAGAGATGCCCAACCCCCCCGTTGAGGCGCTGATGCCGCTGCGGAATTTTATGGTGGAGATCTGCTGTGAACAGCGCCATACCCGTGGGGCGGAACTGCTACTTGAACACTTTACCACGATTGCAGCAGAACAAAGACAAAAGTTGCAAGCGCTCTGTTAG
- a CDS encoding chemotaxis protein CheV encodes MAELMEEVDQRANLALSNQMEMLTFFLSDEQLYGINVFKIIEVIETPSVITQVPGTPAAVVGTMRFREAAVTVLDLSLALGLPMQPRKGCITYIIVCEYSNTTQGLLINRPNALITRSWEQVKEPGSLSSATYLTATTYTDDGETIQILDVERVLEEVLKIKHRLSDDLVARTRSLDLKGRKVLIADDSSAARGLLEQAMQSLGLSYESFTNAREAFAELERDLEVHGQSSYALILSDIEMPGMDGFTFCRHVKEHESLGVIPLVLHSSMSSPSNLKLAKQVGANDFVGKFQPDGLAEVLLKHLGEAL; translated from the coding sequence ATGGCCGAACTAATGGAAGAAGTTGATCAACGTGCCAATCTGGCCCTGAGCAATCAAATGGAGATGCTGACCTTTTTTCTCTCCGATGAGCAGCTCTACGGCATCAACGTGTTTAAAATTATTGAGGTGATTGAGACCCCTAGCGTGATCACGCAGGTGCCGGGTACGCCCGCCGCTGTGGTAGGGACCATGCGCTTTCGAGAAGCAGCCGTGACCGTGCTGGATCTCTCCTTGGCACTGGGTTTGCCCATGCAGCCGCGTAAGGGGTGTATCACCTATATCATTGTCTGTGAATACAGCAATACCACTCAGGGGTTGTTGATCAATCGTCCCAATGCCCTGATTACCCGTAGCTGGGAGCAGGTTAAAGAGCCAGGCTCTCTGTCGTCAGCCACCTATCTAACCGCGACAACCTATACCGATGACGGTGAAACCATCCAGATCTTAGATGTGGAGCGGGTGCTTGAAGAGGTGCTCAAAATTAAACATCGCCTCTCGGACGATCTGGTGGCGCGTACCCGTTCTTTGGATCTTAAAGGGCGTAAAGTGTTGATTGCCGACGACTCTAGCGCGGCTCGCGGCTTGCTGGAACAGGCGATGCAAAGCTTGGGACTGAGCTATGAGAGCTTTACCAATGCGCGGGAGGCCTTCGCCGAACTGGAACGGGATCTTGAGGTGCATGGACAGAGCAGTTATGCCCTCATTCTTTCGGATATTGAAATGCCCGGTATGGATGGTTTTACCTTCTGCCGCCATGTCAAAGAGCATGAGAGCTTGGGGGTAATCCCCTTGGTGTTGCATAGCTCCATGAGCAGCCCCTCTAACCTGAAACTGGCCAAACAGGTGGGGGCCAACGATTTTGTGGGTAAGTTTCAGCCCGACGGTTTGGCCGAGGTGTTGTTAAAACATCTGGGTGAGGCGCTGTAG